One window of the Candidatus Neomarinimicrobiota bacterium genome contains the following:
- the lptC gene encoding LPS export ABC transporter periplasmic protein LptC, whose product MTFQHSLLIIFLGLIIACEPVGQSLEQGKAEEARIPSQESWNPAIRINSVGKETVQASAAYSAQYDKPREIIFIGEVQLDFFGRNGEHSSTMSADTGRIDDQRHLFTATGNVFVRSDSGMTLTTRILYWNEDSESIFTEDSIVLTTATDTLYGVGFESDANLENWTITQPTGVTYREIED is encoded by the coding sequence GGGTTTAATCATTGCCTGCGAACCTGTGGGGCAATCATTAGAGCAAGGTAAAGCTGAGGAGGCTCGCATTCCCAGTCAGGAAAGTTGGAATCCCGCCATCCGTATAAATTCAGTTGGTAAAGAAACGGTGCAGGCCAGTGCCGCTTATTCGGCTCAATACGATAAGCCCCGGGAGATCATTTTTATCGGGGAGGTGCAGTTGGATTTTTTTGGTCGAAATGGAGAACACAGCTCGACCATGTCTGCCGATACGGGTCGGATCGATGATCAACGTCATCTCTTTACGGCAACCGGAAATGTTTTTGTGAGATCAGATTCCGGAATGACTCTGACTACCAGAATTTTGTATTGGAATGAGGATAGCGAATCCATTTTCACCGAGGATTCCATTGTGCTTACCACGGCAACCGATACACTTTATGGAGTAGGCTTTGAATCTGATGCAAATCTGGAGAATTGGACTATCACTCAGCCTACGGGAGTGACTTATCGTGAGATTGAAGATTGA
- the lptB gene encoding LPS export ABC transporter ATP-binding protein, whose translation MVLRGNHLFKHYGKRTVVSDVSIEVKTGEVVGLLGPNGAGKTTTFYMITGMIRPNSGTVFMGEVEITRSPMYQRARSGIGYLPQEASIFRKLSVEDNLRLICETLDISKQDQEVKLEQLLEELSITHVRRNKGHQLSGGERRRTEIARSLVTDPKFILLDEPFAGVDPIAVEDIQQIVLALKNKGIGVLITDHNVHETLSITDRSYLLFQGKILLSGNAEFLANDEQARKLYLGSNFKLDR comes from the coding sequence ATTGTTCTCAGGGGTAACCATCTTTTTAAACATTACGGCAAGCGTACGGTTGTCAGTGATGTTTCCATTGAGGTTAAAACAGGTGAGGTCGTTGGACTGTTGGGACCGAATGGTGCTGGAAAAACAACCACCTTTTATATGATTACTGGTATGATCCGACCCAATTCGGGAACGGTTTTCATGGGGGAAGTAGAGATCACCCGCTCACCCATGTACCAGCGGGCAAGATCCGGGATCGGATATCTACCTCAGGAAGCCAGCATTTTCAGAAAGCTGAGTGTGGAAGACAATCTGCGCCTGATTTGTGAGACCCTGGATATCAGTAAGCAGGATCAAGAAGTTAAACTTGAGCAGCTCCTGGAAGAGCTATCCATCACTCATGTTCGCAGGAACAAAGGGCATCAGCTCAGTGGAGGTGAACGACGCCGGACTGAAATTGCCAGGTCACTGGTCACTGACCCCAAATTTATTTTATTGGATGAACCGTTTGCCGGGGTTGACCCCATCGCAGTAGAGGATATCCAGCAGATTGTCCTGGCCTTGAAAAATAAGGGTATCGGGGTGTTGATCACGGATCATAATGTACATGAAACCTTATCCATAACGGATCGCAGCTATTTACTTTTTCAGGGAAAAATATTATTGTCAGGGAACGCCGAGTTTCTGGCGAATGATGAACAGGCCAGGAAATTATACCTTGGCAGTAACTTCAAATTGGATCGATAA